Proteins from one Ipomoea triloba cultivar NCNSP0323 chromosome 1, ASM357664v1 genomic window:
- the LOC116029187 gene encoding probable inactive purple acid phosphatase 2, translating into MTPLIFFSLFVNLFSFFASSSFGEVSISVTPKTVPKSGESITIRWSGIDSPSNLDWLGIYSPPDSSNRYFIGYFFLSSSPEWESGSGSISFPLINLRSKFQFRIFRWTESEINPKHQDHDQNPLPGTKHLLARSEEIGFEPGRGPEQVHLAVTGREGEMRVMFVTADGKENSVRYGLTRGNLDHVVATEVGRYEKEHMCDAPANNSVGWRDPGYIHDGVMTNLTKGKRYYYMVGSDAGGWSLTYSFVSPDGESNETVAFLFGDMGTATPYTTYVRTQNESLSTIKWIGRDIEALGDKPALISHIGDISYARGYSWLWDNFFAQIEPVASRVPYHVCIGNHEYDWLLQPWKPDWSSYGKDGGGECGVPYGLRFHMPGNSSEPTGMLAPATRNLYYSFDFGLVHFVYMSTETNFLKGSSQYNFLKNDLESVDRKKTPYVVFQGHRPMYTTSNENRDAPIRHKMLEHLEPLLVNNNVTLALWGHVHRYERFCPLNNFTCGSLGLNGEEWQAFPVHVVIGMAGQEWQPIWEPRPNHPDLPIFPQPARSLYRGGELGYTKLVATKEKLVFSYIGNHDGEVHDTVEILASGQVLNGDGGGENNDVRELAEPKARGEARKQTDPTLTWLAKDAGLLVLGVVIGYVIGYILPARRDAAVGNNWTPIKNEEL; encoded by the exons CCAATCTTGACTGGCTTGGGATCTACTCACCGCCTGACTCGTCAAACAGATACTTCATCGGCtacttcttcctttcttcttcgcCCGAATGGGAATCCGGATCCGGGTCCATTTCATTCCCGCTTATCAACCTCCGGTCGAAGTTTCAGTTCCGGATCTTCCGATGGACCGAGTCCGAGATCAACCCGAAGCACCAAGACCACGACCAGAACCCGCTGCCCGGGACCAAGCACCTGTTGGCGCGGTCCGAGGAGATCGGGTTCGAGCCCGGGCGGGGCCCCGAACAGGTCCATCTGGCGGTGACGGGTCGGGAGGGTGAGATGCGTGTCATGTTCGTGACGGCTGATGGGAAGGAGAATTCTGTGAGATACGGGTTGACCCGGGGGAATCTGGATCATGTGGTGGCAACCGAGGTAGGGAGGTATGAGAAAGAGCATATGTGTGATGCTCCGGCTAATAACAGTGTTGGGTGGAGAGATCCTGGGTATATACATGATGGTGTGATGACCAATTTGACCAAAGGGAAGAGATATTATTATATG GTTGGCAGTGATGCAGGAGGTTGGAGCTTAACTTACTCTTTTGTGTCTCCAGATGGGGAGTCAAATGAGACGGTAGCTTTCTTATTTGGAGACATGGGGACTGCAACTCCTTACACAACCTATGTGCGTACCCAGAATGAAAGTTTATCAACAATTAAATGGATTGGCCGTGACATTGAAGCTCTTGGGGATAAACCTGCTCTCATTTCCCATATTGGAGATATCAGCTATGCTAGGGGCTATTCTTGGTTGTGGGACAACTTTTTCGCCCAGATAGAGCCTGTTGCGTCCAGAGTCCCTTACCATGTTTGCATCGGTAACCATGAGTATGATTGGCTTTTGCAACCTTGGAAACCCGACTGGTCTAGCTATGGAAAAGATGGGGGAGGTGAATGTGGTGTGCCCTATGGTCTTAGGTTCCATATGCCGGGAAATTCATCTGAACCAACTGGAATGCTTGCCCCGGCTACCCGGAATCTTTACTACTCATTTGATTTTGGACTAGTGCATTTTGTGTATATGTCAACGGAAACCAATTTCCTTAAAGGTAGCAGCCAATATAACTTCTTGAAGAACGACTTGGAATCAGTTGACAGGAAAAAGACGCCTTATGTGGTCTTTCAAGGACATAGACCGATGTATACTACGAGTAACGAAAATAGAGATGCCCCTATTAGGCACAAAATGCTCGAGCACCTAGAACCGCTTCTTGTCAATAACAATGTAACTCTTGCATTGTGGGGTCATGTACACAGGTACGAGAGGTTCTGCCCGTTGAACAACTTCACTTGCGGAAGCCTAGGGTTGAACGGGGAGGAGTGGCAGGCTTTCCCTGTACACGTCGTGATTGGGATGGCAGGGCAGGAATGGCAGCCCATCTGGGAACCTAGACCAAACCACCCCGACCTCCCCATTTTCCCACAGCCTGCTCGGTCCCTGTACCGTGGGGGTGAACTCGGTTACACAAAACTCGTTGCAACAAAGGAGAAACTAGTATTTTCTTATATTGGAAATCACGATGGTGAGGTGCATGACACAGTAGAAATCCTGGCTTCAGGTCAAGTTCTTAATGGTGATGGTGGCGGAGAAAATAATGACGTCAGAGAACTAGCCGAGCCTAAGGCAAGAGGTGAGGCGAGAAAACAGACTGATCCGACATTAACATGGCTTGCAAAAGATGCCGGTTTACTAGTGCTTGGAGTTGTGATTGGTTATGTTATTGGGTACATATTGCCTGCTAGGAGAGATGCCGCAGTGGGTAATAATTGGACTCCTATAAAGAACGAAGAGTTGTGA
- the LOC116025461 gene encoding probable WRKY transcription factor 57 isoform X2 produces the protein MISPPILAGHWEAGGIPTAFTSSAAEALRRTRATYSATSAGVSRRRRSMAAASVVGSTPIWRETVVTTGFPSWRVLPPRPPRRVMLRSRLRFRLSRRPPAPPMMRRRSLPHPVAPPRGSLLIQRECVFSHQLSKVKKKGQKRIRQPRFAFMTKSEVDHLEDGYRWRKYGQKAVKNSPFPRSYYRCTNTKCTVKKRVERSSEDPTIVITTYEGQHCHHTVGFPRGGFIGEAAAYMSQSYPLTSQFYLPALQFPQEGSLGIPQPHHQSQGNNRGPNAAMADPCSHPAPQLPPDEGLLGDIVPPGIRNK, from the exons ATGATTTCGCCACCGATTCTAGCTGGGCACTGGGAGGCGGGGGGGATTCCGACGGCGTTTACTTCTTCGGCGGCGGAGGCGTTGAGAAGGACGAGAGCAACATACTCAGCGACTTCGGCTGGAGTttccaggaggaggaggagcatGGCGGCGGCTTCAGTAGTAGGATCGACTCCGATTTGGCGGGAAACAGTAGTAACGACCGGTTTTCCGTCCTGGAGAGTGCTACCACCGCGGCCGCCACGCCGAGTGATGCTACGGAGCCGGTTGCGGTTCAGGCTGAGCAGACGTCCTCCAGCTCCTCCGATGATGCGCCGGAGAAGTCTACCGCATCCGGTGGCTCCACCTCGCGGCAGCCTGCTGATACAGCGTGAGTGTGTGTTCTCGCATCAACT AAGCAAGGTTAAAAAGAAGGGCCAGAAGCGAATCAGACAACCTCGGTTTGCATTCATGACTAAAAGTGAAGTTGATCACCTGGAAGATGGCTATAGGTGGAGGAAGTATGGACAGAAAGCTGTTAAAAACAGCCCCTTTCCCAG AAGTTACTACCGCTGTACGAATACCAAATGCACAGTGAAGAAAAGAGTTGAGCGATCCTCTGAAGATCCCACAATTGTGATCACAACATATGAAGGGCAACACTGTCACCATACTGTTGGTTTCCCTAGGGGTGGATTTATTGGTGAGGCTGCTGCATACATGAGCCAGTCTTACCCATTAACCTCACAATTCTATCTTCCAGCCCTTCAATTTCCCCAAGAAGGGTCTCTGGGTATTCCACAGCCGCATCATCAGAGCCAGGGTAATAATAGAGGCCCCAATGCAGCAATGGCAGATCCCTGCAGTCACCCAGCCCCACAACTTCCACCAGATGAGGGATTGCTTGGGGATATTGTGCCCCCTGGGATACGAAACAAGTAA
- the LOC116025461 gene encoding probable WRKY transcription factor 57 isoform X1, whose product MDEDKGNKVDRGVDDFATDSSWALGGGGDSDGVYFFGGGGVEKDESNILSDFGWSFQEEEEHGGGFSSRIDSDLAGNSSNDRFSVLESATTAAATPSDATEPVAVQAEQTSSSSSDDAPEKSTASGGSTSRQPADTASKVKKKGQKRIRQPRFAFMTKSEVDHLEDGYRWRKYGQKAVKNSPFPRSYYRCTNTKCTVKKRVERSSEDPTIVITTYEGQHCHHTVGFPRGGFIGEAAAYMSQSYPLTSQFYLPALQFPQEGSLGIPQPHHQSQGNNRGPNAAMADPCSHPAPQLPPDEGLLGDIVPPGIRNK is encoded by the exons ATGGACGAAGACAAGGGCAATAAGGTCGATCGGGGAGTCGATGATTTCGCCACCGATTCTAGCTGGGCACTGGGAGGCGGGGGGGATTCCGACGGCGTTTACTTCTTCGGCGGCGGAGGCGTTGAGAAGGACGAGAGCAACATACTCAGCGACTTCGGCTGGAGTttccaggaggaggaggagcatGGCGGCGGCTTCAGTAGTAGGATCGACTCCGATTTGGCGGGAAACAGTAGTAACGACCGGTTTTCCGTCCTGGAGAGTGCTACCACCGCGGCCGCCACGCCGAGTGATGCTACGGAGCCGGTTGCGGTTCAGGCTGAGCAGACGTCCTCCAGCTCCTCCGATGATGCGCCGGAGAAGTCTACCGCATCCGGTGGCTCCACCTCGCGGCAGCCTGCTGATACAGC AAGCAAGGTTAAAAAGAAGGGCCAGAAGCGAATCAGACAACCTCGGTTTGCATTCATGACTAAAAGTGAAGTTGATCACCTGGAAGATGGCTATAGGTGGAGGAAGTATGGACAGAAAGCTGTTAAAAACAGCCCCTTTCCCAG AAGTTACTACCGCTGTACGAATACCAAATGCACAGTGAAGAAAAGAGTTGAGCGATCCTCTGAAGATCCCACAATTGTGATCACAACATATGAAGGGCAACACTGTCACCATACTGTTGGTTTCCCTAGGGGTGGATTTATTGGTGAGGCTGCTGCATACATGAGCCAGTCTTACCCATTAACCTCACAATTCTATCTTCCAGCCCTTCAATTTCCCCAAGAAGGGTCTCTGGGTATTCCACAGCCGCATCATCAGAGCCAGGGTAATAATAGAGGCCCCAATGCAGCAATGGCAGATCCCTGCAGTCACCCAGCCCCACAACTTCCACCAGATGAGGGATTGCTTGGGGATATTGTGCCCCCTGGGATACGAAACAAGTAA